One genomic window of Caldivirga maquilingensis IC-167 includes the following:
- a CDS encoding tetratricopeptide repeat protein — MNEEYCKALYKAAEASICLMEHSHGLRLYREYLLRCPEIPGAWHGLAICLEAVGDRKEALKAYEKALELNLRRNDAVSLLWGGWCAFKLGRHELAYRLFKESIEKNPNYAYTWHSLAVAAFKLGKREEGEAAMAKYRALIKERPYERRECEGISMLMDSLESLKKISSVDQGIIQVVEDLLMKSITKHKGKCTQLSNYYVNLSEGK; from the coding sequence ATGAATGAGGAGTACTGTAAAGCCCTCTATAAGGCGGCTGAAGCCTCAATATGCTTAATGGAGCATTCACATGGATTAAGGCTATACAGGGAGTACCTATTAAGGTGTCCTGAAATACCGGGGGCATGGCATGGCTTAGCCATATGCCTTGAAGCCGTTGGGGATAGAAAGGAGGCGTTGAAGGCCTATGAGAAGGCCCTGGAGTTGAACCTAAGGCGGAATGATGCAGTAAGCCTACTATGGGGTGGTTGGTGTGCCTTTAAGCTGGGTAGGCATGAGTTGGCTTATAGATTATTCAAGGAGTCCATTGAAAAGAACCCTAACTACGCCTACACCTGGCATAGCTTAGCCGTGGCGGCTTTTAAGCTTGGTAAACGTGAGGAGGGGGAGGCGGCTATGGCTAAGTATAGGGCTTTAATTAAGGAGAGGCCCTATGAGAGAAGGGAGTGTGAGGGCATTAGCATGCTCATGGATTCACTTGAATCATTAAAGAAAATAAGCAGTGTTGATCAAGGCATTATTCAGGTGGTTGAGGACTTATTGATGAAATCCATTACTAAGCATAAGGGTAAATGCACTCAATTAAGCAACTATTACGTTAACTTGAGTGAAGGTAAATAA
- a CDS encoding nucleotidyltransferase family protein produces MSINEIINSLSNACRELDNELKDEFLGLMLFGSWARGEAKFNSDVDVMVLLNSVKGLEVRVKVYSILRKYISSDITLVDVRRSELEGGLTALSINIAWDGVIICDKYGYLARFKNEVKRFIEEEGLIRYRTPDGKYGWTRADGKPLIKVNKSNV; encoded by the coding sequence ATGAGTATTAATGAAATTATTAACTCACTGAGTAATGCATGTAGGGAACTGGATAATGAACTTAAGGATGAGTTCCTAGGCTTAATGCTATTCGGTAGTTGGGCTAGGGGTGAGGCTAAGTTTAATAGTGATGTTGATGTCATGGTTCTTCTAAACTCGGTTAAGGGACTTGAGGTTAGGGTTAAGGTATATTCAATATTAAGAAAATACATCAGCAGTGACATAACTTTAGTAGATGTTAGGAGAAGTGAATTAGAGGGTGGGTTAACGGCATTAAGCATAAACATTGCATGGGATGGGGTAATAATATGTGATAAGTATGGTTACTTAGCTAGGTTTAAGAATGAGGTTAAGAGGTTTATTGAGGAAGAGGGGCTTATAAGGTATAGGACCCCTGATGGGAAATACGGCTGGACAAGGGCAGATGGGAAACCCCTCATTAAGGTGAATAAGAGTAATGTATGA
- a CDS encoding HEPN domain-containing protein has product MYDPIDEVKYRYRLAINYFNETTSSYNRRDWRGVAANAQLTAENAVKAIIAVFNIPSWSHDPSNELLSLLNKLPEGVKALINELAIIVRTLAPEHGRSTHGEPSRGLTPWEIYDRGDAERALDMAKRAVSIMITVLNALNISVQ; this is encoded by the coding sequence ATGTATGATCCCATTGATGAGGTTAAGTACAGGTATAGGTTAGCCATAAATTACTTCAATGAAACCACATCATCCTACAATAGACGGGATTGGAGAGGTGTTGCGGCTAATGCCCAATTAACCGCTGAAAATGCCGTGAAGGCAATTATAGCGGTATTCAACATACCCAGTTGGAGTCATGATCCATCTAATGAATTACTAAGCCTACTCAATAAACTGCCTGAGGGGGTTAAGGCCTTAATTAATGAATTAGCCATCATTGTTAGAACCCTAGCCCCCGAACATGGACGAAGCACCCATGGGGAACCTAGCAGAGGTTTAACCCCCTGGGAAATATATGATAGAGGTGATGCTGAGAGGGCCTTGGATATGGCTAAGAGAGCTGTGAGTATAATGATTACTGTTCTTAATGCTTTAAACATTAGCGTGCAGTGA
- the serS gene encoding serine--tRNA ligase, giving the protein MSWSLLTALRERPGEVRRMLKWRGYEESMVDQFIALDNQWKSIKVKADELRHRRNSLSSQISKAPPEARGLMIEEANKVLKELENLNAELKRIEDERDRLLRRFPNLLHESVYSTCPNESAESVALKYFGKPKAWRGYLSELSGFNGLEFNVIDWQPIGHADMLERVLGLGDTAKAGEVAGSRFFYLFDDVAWLNLALSLYAVDFLTQRGFRLVMPPHMLNYDVISSVIDFDAFKDAIYSVDNEQLYLIGTAEHPLAALYRGSELLEKDLPILLAGFSPSYRKEAGAGNRDLKGIFRVHQFYKVEQFAFTLPEDSWSWHEKLLGNLIDIWSSLELPFRVVLVCPREMSRTAAKQYDLEAWMPAQGMFREMASCSNVTDWQSYRLGIRVIRKGMRREYVHTLNSTAIAVERTITAILENNQEEDGTVRIPKVLNKYLEAFPKAPRDYIHPRAKIIRDSEGKIVDIVKIS; this is encoded by the coding sequence GTGAGTTGGAGCCTACTCACCGCCCTTAGGGAGAGGCCTGGGGAGGTTAGAAGAATGCTTAAGTGGAGGGGTTATGAAGAATCAATGGTTGATCAATTCATTGCACTTGATAACCAGTGGAAGAGCATTAAGGTTAAGGCTGATGAACTTAGGCATAGGAGGAATAGCCTAAGTAGTCAAATATCTAAGGCTCCCCCTGAGGCAAGGGGGTTAATGATTGAGGAGGCTAATAAGGTTCTTAAGGAGCTTGAGAACCTTAACGCTGAGCTTAAGAGAATTGAGGATGAGAGGGATAGGCTACTTAGGAGGTTTCCAAATCTACTTCATGAGTCAGTCTACTCAACATGCCCAAATGAATCCGCTGAGTCAGTGGCCTTAAAGTACTTTGGGAAACCGAAGGCTTGGAGGGGGTACTTGAGTGAATTAAGCGGCTTCAATGGTCTTGAATTCAATGTTATTGACTGGCAGCCGATTGGTCATGCTGATATGCTTGAGCGTGTCCTTGGCCTTGGTGACACCGCTAAGGCTGGGGAGGTGGCTGGGAGTAGGTTCTTCTACCTCTTTGATGATGTGGCTTGGCTTAACCTAGCCCTATCCCTATATGCAGTGGATTTCCTAACCCAGAGGGGGTTTAGGCTTGTTATGCCGCCCCACATGCTTAACTACGATGTTATAAGCTCAGTAATAGACTTCGATGCATTTAAGGATGCAATATACAGTGTGGATAATGAACAGCTTTACCTAATAGGCACCGCTGAGCATCCATTAGCTGCATTATACCGCGGCAGTGAATTACTGGAGAAGGATCTACCAATACTCCTAGCCGGCTTCTCACCATCATATAGGAAGGAGGCTGGGGCCGGTAACAGGGATTTGAAGGGCATATTTAGGGTTCATCAATTCTATAAGGTTGAGCAATTCGCCTTCACGCTACCTGAGGATAGTTGGAGTTGGCACGAGAAGCTGTTAGGTAATCTAATTGACATATGGAGTAGCCTTGAATTACCCTTCAGGGTGGTTTTAGTGTGTCCTAGGGAAATGTCTAGAACAGCCGCTAAGCAATATGACTTAGAGGCTTGGATGCCTGCCCAGGGAATGTTCAGGGAAATGGCCTCCTGCAGTAATGTGACTGATTGGCAATCATATAGGCTTGGGATTAGGGTGATTAGGAAGGGTATGAGGAGGGAGTACGTGCACACTCTAAATAGTACTGCCATAGCCGTGGAGAGAACCATAACAGCTATTCTTGAGAATAACCAGGAGGAGGATGGCACAGTGAGGATACCTAAGGTACTCAACAAGTATCTTGAAGCCTTCCCAAAGGCTCCGAGGGATTACATACACCCTAGGGCTAAGATAATTAGGGATAGTGAAGGTAAAATAGTGGATATTGTTAAGATTAGCTAA
- a CDS encoding type II/IV secretion system ATPase subunit, which produces MHVSLVKPTGSILSSKVIVNLGIRTIIEYRSVSNVVQVFLMDQVPEYLTIVDPLYFEEWIKLGKNPIKLIKIYRGILSKLNHKPTDENFNSLIKAIIDRWLNAYGSITPLLMDDDITDIYVDTNGVRVSHRDYGLCFVKLSEVKVIRPVRLIPMRLIESTLTVRDLVNRVAVNAAKRTRTPLTAYMPLVSVTDPEYRVRFTISTMPVSQTSVHIRVLPSKPWTLPTLVKLGMLTVNQAALLWKLADEKVPILIGGSMGSGKTSLANAIAMMLKPSMLKVLVMDVDEMNLPGHLSVKLYERRSFGLGVKPITKDELIAHALRMGADYVIVNEVREPEEVKAWLNAVTTGHGGITTFHADDYQQMVKRLTVLAPGSEEVLKSVIAVIVGSELVPVSVGGNLKVMRRLRYVKDIIVPSEVNEKYLSIKDDLHLRRSIIGSLMDSSIDQLLSTIGKLYS; this is translated from the coding sequence ATGCATGTATCATTAGTTAAACCCACTGGTAGCATACTGTCCAGTAAGGTAATTGTTAATTTAGGTATTAGAACAATCATTGAATATAGGAGTGTTAGTAATGTTGTCCAAGTCTTTCTAATGGACCAAGTCCCAGAGTATTTAACCATAGTTGATCCATTATACTTCGAGGAGTGGATTAAGCTTGGTAAGAACCCTATTAAATTAATTAAGATTTACCGTGGTATCTTAAGTAAATTAAATCATAAACCCACTGATGAAAACTTTAACAGCCTTATTAAGGCTATTATTGATAGGTGGCTTAACGCCTATGGTTCAATAACCCCACTACTCATGGATGATGACATAACTGACATATATGTTGACACTAATGGCGTTAGAGTTAGCCATAGGGATTATGGATTATGCTTCGTTAAGTTAAGTGAAGTTAAGGTAATTAGACCGGTGAGGCTAATTCCAATGAGGCTCATTGAATCAACATTAACTGTAAGGGACCTGGTTAATCGGGTGGCGGTTAATGCTGCTAAAAGAACAAGAACCCCATTAACTGCATACATGCCTCTAGTATCTGTAACTGACCCTGAATACAGGGTTAGATTCACCATATCAACAATGCCTGTATCGCAAACAAGCGTGCATATTAGGGTTCTGCCGAGTAAACCATGGACATTACCTACACTTGTTAAACTGGGCATGTTAACTGTTAACCAAGCTGCATTACTATGGAAGTTGGCTGATGAGAAGGTGCCTATACTTATAGGTGGATCCATGGGTTCAGGTAAAACTAGTTTAGCCAATGCCATAGCAATGATGCTTAAGCCTAGTATGCTTAAGGTACTGGTGATGGATGTTGATGAGATGAATCTACCAGGGCATTTATCAGTTAAACTATATGAGAGGAGGTCCTTCGGCCTAGGGGTTAAGCCCATAACTAAGGATGAGTTAATAGCACACGCGTTGAGAATGGGTGCTGACTACGTTATCGTGAATGAGGTTAGGGAACCTGAGGAGGTTAAGGCGTGGTTGAACGCAGTAACCACTGGGCATGGGGGTATTACAACCTTTCACGCAGATGATTATCAACAGATGGTGAAGAGACTTACAGTTCTTGCCCCAGGTTCCGAGGAGGTTTTAAAGAGTGTAATTGCGGTTATAGTGGGTTCAGAACTGGTGCCGGTGAGTGTTGGAGGTAATTTGAAGGTTATGAGGAGGCTTAGGTATGTTAAGGACATTATAGTGCCCAGTGAGGTTAATGAAAAGTACCTGAGCATTAAGGATGACTTACACTTAAGGAGGAGCATTATAGGGAGCTTAATGGATTCATCAATTGATCAACTCCTATCAACAATAGGTAAACTCTACTCCTAG
- a CDS encoding TFIIB-type zinc finger domain-containing protein: protein MSSEGKWVCAVCGSRDVGLIIEGKLYCSKCGSKVIRLHMYRFLNRLKQENLIDPSVEIPKP, encoded by the coding sequence ATGAGTAGTGAAGGTAAGTGGGTTTGCGCAGTTTGTGGTAGTAGGGATGTTGGATTAATAATTGAGGGCAAGCTATATTGCAGTAAATGTGGTTCAAAGGTTATTAGACTTCACATGTATAGGTTCCTTAATAGGCTTAAGCAGGAAAATTTAATAGACCCAAGTGTGGAGATCCCTAAGCCATGA
- a CDS encoding alpha/beta fold hydrolase, whose translation MIAENYVNVGNYRVRYLENGDGEVVLIIVPPPNASANRFMNVIKGAAAAGFKVIHVDLSSAPASMSKANKVAALSYIINALNGKRIILAGVGQGGGIALDYVTQTRQNTISGIVLVSTPRVINRIDELPKLNIPMLLIYSINDPNAPVEEANAVKSVIKNSRLMLINSDWLSELDKVTQFMVSWMLELTKSDTTSKGS comes from the coding sequence GTGATTGCGGAAAATTACGTGAACGTGGGGAACTACAGGGTAAGGTACTTGGAGAACGGGGATGGTGAGGTAGTGCTCATAATAGTGCCTCCACCTAATGCATCTGCGAATAGGTTCATGAATGTTATTAAAGGTGCAGCGGCGGCTGGATTCAAGGTAATTCACGTGGACTTATCCTCAGCCCCAGCAAGTATGAGTAAAGCCAATAAGGTTGCCGCATTATCCTACATCATTAATGCCCTTAATGGTAAGAGAATCATATTGGCTGGAGTTGGGCAAGGTGGAGGAATTGCCCTTGATTACGTAACTCAAACAAGGCAAAACACTATTTCCGGTATAGTGCTTGTTTCAACACCTAGGGTAATTAACCGCATTGATGAATTACCTAAATTAAACATACCTATGCTTCTAATTTACAGTATTAATGATCCTAATGCACCTGTTGAGGAGGCTAATGCCGTTAAGTCGGTTATTAAGAATTCTAGGTTAATGCTAATTAATAGTGATTGGTTAAGTGAATTAGATAAGGTTACTCAATTCATGGTCTCCTGGATGCTTGAATTAACTAAAAGCGACACTACTTCAAAAGGTTCCTAA
- a CDS encoding HD domain-containing protein: MSWKELRDPIHGWIRLSIDEARLLDDDVFVQRLRRITQDGLAHYVYPSARGSRFEHSLGTMYLATLMVERVLSEANEQSLRSLMDALGLHDEGVSAIRQYVRLSGLHHDIGHPPLSHVLDGYVSSLVKPNQVLYTAGLGKEHEVAGLMIMGSGKFRRIISSLGIDAGILRVITFYRLIKRVRLITQYGSVNLEASIPEVKLLSNMSDDETMLLESLASIVSGGIDADRLDYTLRDLYFTGAGSGSGAIDIARLVNYLHLGRGILIFDDKAKAFLEGYAIARYNLYKWVYMHHKVLQYDEMLREVFRSIIMLEKAKGFKTAAINFLNGNPNEDDLDIYTDDYLEAMLSEAYHEGLINGYVKDYADSILHRRTSMRALWKRDEDYIMIFGLGNAIMLNKYIDEQVGVHGLNWVNEFKTRVVNEMKETLNCDCKILVSTASFSNDISTFVRSNDGSLITITEVSPLIKAIDNAWEQTPHVFVFIDPSELSKNGVELSKVRSTAVRLLSNMATTGSSHPHYT; the protein is encoded by the coding sequence GTGTCGTGGAAGGAGCTTAGGGATCCTATACATGGCTGGATTAGGTTAAGTATTGATGAGGCTAGGCTACTGGATGATGATGTCTTTGTGCAGAGGCTTAGGAGAATAACGCAGGATGGTTTAGCTCATTACGTTTACCCATCAGCTAGGGGGAGTAGGTTTGAGCATAGTTTAGGCACGATGTACTTAGCCACATTAATGGTGGAAAGGGTGCTGAGTGAAGCTAATGAGCAGAGTCTTAGATCCTTAATGGATGCGCTTGGGCTTCATGATGAGGGAGTCAGCGCCATAAGGCAGTATGTTAGGTTAAGTGGACTGCATCACGACATTGGTCACCCACCCTTATCCCACGTCCTAGATGGCTACGTATCATCATTAGTTAAGCCTAATCAGGTACTTTACACTGCAGGGTTGGGGAAGGAACATGAGGTAGCTGGGTTAATGATAATGGGTTCAGGTAAATTCAGGAGAATAATTAGTAGCCTAGGTATTGATGCAGGCATCCTTAGGGTAATAACATTCTATAGGTTAATTAAAAGAGTAAGATTAATCACCCAATACGGTTCAGTTAACTTAGAGGCAAGTATACCTGAAGTTAAATTGCTAAGCAATATGAGTGATGATGAGACCATGCTCCTGGAATCCCTTGCTTCAATAGTTTCAGGGGGTATAGATGCTGATAGGCTTGATTATACGCTTAGGGATCTTTACTTCACTGGTGCTGGGTCTGGGAGTGGGGCAATTGATATTGCAAGGCTAGTTAATTACCTGCATTTAGGCAGGGGGATTCTTATATTTGATGATAAAGCAAAGGCATTCCTGGAGGGTTACGCAATAGCCAGGTATAATCTATATAAGTGGGTTTACATGCATCATAAGGTTCTTCAATACGATGAAATGCTAAGGGAGGTTTTCAGAAGCATAATAATGCTTGAGAAGGCTAAGGGTTTCAAGACCGCTGCAATCAACTTCCTTAACGGGAACCCCAATGAAGATGACCTAGACATATATACTGATGATTACTTAGAAGCCATGCTTAGTGAAGCTTACCATGAAGGGTTGATTAATGGTTACGTTAAGGATTATGCAGATTCAATACTACACAGGAGGACTAGTATGAGGGCTTTATGGAAGAGGGATGAGGATTACATAATGATTTTCGGCCTAGGTAACGCAATAATGCTTAATAAGTACATTGATGAACAAGTAGGGGTACATGGGTTGAATTGGGTTAATGAATTCAAGACTAGGGTGGTTAATGAAATGAAGGAGACCCTTAACTGTGATTGCAAGATACTGGTCTCCACAGCATCATTCAGTAATGATATAAGTACATTCGTTAGAAGTAACGATGGGTCATTAATAACCATCACTGAAGTATCCCCCTTAATAAAGGCTATTGATAATGCATGGGAGCAAACCCCACACGTATTCGTATTCATTGACCCAAGTGAATTAAGTAAGAACGGTGTAGAATTAAGTAAAGTAAGGAGCACTGCGGTAAGGCTTCTATCAAACATGGCGACCACAGGATCAAGTCACCCTCACTACACTTAG
- a CDS encoding NAD(P)/FAD-dependent oxidoreductase, with translation MKIGLIGAGPSNLFLAWLLRNEADFHLIEEDKRLGLPLHCTGLVSERMAIALGISRRVFDNYYDKLTVTTNPYSSGVLLRFTNSRVTMLNRPGLEEYLYGEASLKMEHMGVRAIDVNHKGVVKGSGGFEDSFDLVVIGEGARNVLSRRVLGNRLVTVSGIQVDGYSPYLRNMVNDDHHIIVLFNEGYSSRFFTWIVPKGNGEFRIGVVDDTNVVGLRFRRIINQFRVTPRRVFGGRIVLGSLNVNYGYKSVVAVGDSTGVTKALTGGGIITGMLTSLILARVIHESDTNVPERYSSMLNGTLGRLAKVYSILSSILYNNIKLIEMALREVNGSHVEVKVPDYDNHMDALIRLLMTNPKIGLKVIKYAPLINMGGFTLRDVISALL, from the coding sequence GTGAAGATTGGTTTAATTGGTGCTGGTCCAAGTAACCTTTTCCTAGCTTGGCTGCTTAGGAATGAGGCTGATTTTCACTTAATTGAGGAGGATAAGAGGCTTGGGTTACCGTTGCATTGCACCGGCTTGGTTAGTGAGAGGATGGCTATTGCATTGGGGATAAGTAGGAGGGTGTTTGATAATTACTATGATAAATTAACGGTAACAACTAATCCATATTCAAGCGGGGTTTTACTTAGGTTCACTAATAGTAGGGTCACCATGTTGAATAGACCGGGGCTTGAGGAGTACCTGTATGGTGAGGCATCATTGAAGATGGAGCATATGGGGGTAAGGGCCATTGATGTTAATCATAAGGGTGTAGTTAAGGGTAGTGGTGGATTTGAGGATTCATTTGACCTAGTAGTTATCGGTGAGGGTGCCAGGAATGTGTTGAGTAGGCGGGTGCTTGGTAACAGGCTGGTTACGGTTAGTGGGATTCAGGTTGATGGTTATTCACCTTACTTAAGGAACATGGTTAACGATGATCATCACATTATTGTACTTTTTAATGAAGGCTATAGCAGCAGGTTCTTCACATGGATAGTACCGAAGGGTAATGGGGAGTTCAGGATTGGTGTTGTTGATGATACTAATGTTGTTGGTTTAAGGTTTAGGAGGATAATTAACCAATTTAGAGTAACACCCAGGAGGGTTTTCGGTGGGAGGATTGTGCTTGGTTCACTTAACGTTAATTACGGATACAAATCAGTGGTGGCTGTGGGGGATTCAACAGGCGTTACCAAGGCATTAACCGGTGGAGGGATTATAACAGGTATGTTAACTTCCCTAATATTAGCCAGGGTGATTCATGAATCAGACACCAATGTTCCTGAGCGTTACAGTAGTATGCTTAATGGTACGTTAGGTAGGTTAGCTAAAGTGTACTCAATCTTATCCAGTATACTTTACAATAACATTAAGTTAATTGAAATGGCGTTGAGGGAGGTTAATGGAAGTCACGTGGAGGTTAAGGTACCTGACTACGATAACCACATGGATGCGTTAATTAGACTCCTCATGACTAATCCTAAAATAGGCTTAAAGGTTATTAAGTATGCCCCATTAATCAACATGGGTGGGTTCACTCTACGTGATGTAATCAGCGCGTTACTTTAA
- a CDS encoding tyrosine--tRNA ligase, with product MDVEDKVNLALKYPTEELLTVEELRSYFETGETLKHYIGFEISGYIHIGTGVVSMYKLVDLQKAGVKVSILLADLHSWLNHKLGGDLEVIRKVAVTYFKETLRKSISVLGGDPDSVDFILASNLTEEKREYWVQVLDLARQVSLSDVRHSLTIMGRTFTNSAKMSWLIYPLMQVIDVYALGTHIAHGGVDQRKVYVLARDVYDKVKLMPLTLGGRVVKPIILLHHLIPSLTMTGKESRLDLSETKMSKSRPETAIFLHDSPDDVARKIKNAYCPPKMTENNPVIELAKLFSFREPRRSPFTVKRPSEYGGPVEYWTFDELTKDYVEGKIHPLDLKNAVIEEAVKFLEPYWKWFSNGEGAKLLSDMSSMIKVTR from the coding sequence ATGGATGTTGAGGATAAGGTTAACCTAGCCCTAAAGTACCCCACTGAGGAGTTATTGACAGTGGAGGAGTTGAGGAGTTACTTTGAGACCGGTGAAACCCTTAAGCATTACATAGGCTTTGAGATATCAGGCTACATTCACATAGGCACTGGGGTGGTGAGTATGTATAAGTTGGTTGACTTACAGAAGGCTGGGGTTAAGGTATCCATCCTACTGGCTGATTTACATTCCTGGCTGAACCATAAACTGGGCGGTGACCTAGAGGTTATTAGGAAAGTGGCTGTGACTTACTTTAAGGAGACGTTGAGGAAGTCCATTAGTGTACTTGGCGGTGACCCGGATTCAGTGGACTTCATACTTGCATCTAATCTTACTGAGGAGAAGCGTGAATACTGGGTTCAGGTCCTTGACCTGGCTAGGCAAGTATCATTATCTGACGTTAGGCATAGTTTAACCATAATGGGTAGGACATTCACTAATTCAGCTAAGATGTCTTGGTTAATATACCCGTTAATGCAGGTTATTGATGTATACGCCTTGGGAACCCACATTGCGCATGGTGGTGTGGATCAAAGGAAGGTCTATGTCCTAGCTAGGGATGTTTACGACAAGGTTAAATTAATGCCACTGACCCTTGGGGGAAGGGTTGTGAAACCCATAATTCTACTGCATCACTTAATACCTTCATTAACCATGACTGGTAAGGAGAGTAGGCTTGATTTATCGGAGACTAAGATGAGTAAGTCGAGGCCTGAAACCGCCATATTCCTACACGATTCACCTGATGATGTAGCCCGGAAGATTAAGAACGCCTACTGCCCACCTAAGATGACTGAGAATAATCCCGTGATTGAACTAGCTAAGTTATTCTCCTTCAGGGAACCTAGGAGAAGCCCATTCACTGTAAAAAGACCCAGTGAGTACGGTGGCCCAGTGGAGTATTGGACATTCGATGAGTTAACCAAGGATTACGTCGAGGGGAAGATTCACCCACTGGATCTTAAGAACGCGGTTATTGAGGAGGCTGTTAAATTCCTGGAGCCTTATTGGAAATGGTTCAGTAATGGTGAAGGAGCCAAGTTGCTCAGCGATATGAGCAGTATGATTAAAGTAACGCGCTGA
- a CDS encoding translation initiation factor IF-5A translates to MSTRTASAGDIKEGSYIMIDNMPCRVVEVEKSKTGKHGSAKARIVGIGVIDGVKRTIVVPTDAAVEVPVIEKFTAQVISISGDSVQLMDLRNYQTFEIPSSYIEDEAKGKLEPGVQVEVWDVAGYKKIMRTR, encoded by the coding sequence TTGTCGACTAGGACTGCTTCTGCAGGAGACATTAAGGAAGGCTCATACATCATGATAGATAACATGCCCTGTAGGGTTGTTGAGGTTGAGAAGAGTAAGACTGGTAAGCATGGTAGTGCTAAGGCTAGGATTGTGGGTATTGGTGTTATTGATGGTGTTAAGAGAACCATAGTAGTCCCAACGGACGCGGCCGTTGAGGTTCCCGTCATTGAGAAATTCACTGCTCAAGTAATATCAATTAGCGGTGATAGTGTTCAATTAATGGATCTTAGGAATTACCAAACCTTTGAAATACCAAGTAGTTACATTGAGGATGAGGCGAAGGGCAAGCTTGAGCCAGGGGTTCAAGTTGAGGTTTGGGACGTGGCAGGGTATAAGAAAATAATGAGAACTAGGTGA
- a CDS encoding ABC transporter ATP-binding protein — MDISFSYRTERGPLQVLRDVSFAVYEKQYVSIVAPTGTGKTTLLRIIAGLRKPDTGKVILMGEEVKGPTPKISMIFQDFALFPWLTALENVEIALLHKKLSKEDRVKLARKYLELVGLGGFENYYPRELSGGMKQRVAIARALAAQPILLLMDEPFANLDAITAEGLKSEIYNMVFNEESTVKAIVMVSHNLSEVIELSDRVIVLGGRPATVIADISIDLPRPRSPRDKEFQEYLDMLYSEISKSMELTTAVKVNSK; from the coding sequence GTGGATATTTCATTCAGTTATAGGACTGAGAGGGGTCCCCTTCAGGTTCTTAGGGATGTCTCCTTCGCTGTTTATGAGAAGCAGTACGTATCCATAGTGGCACCCACGGGTACTGGTAAGACAACACTTCTAAGGATTATAGCTGGGTTGAGGAAGCCGGATACAGGTAAGGTAATACTAATGGGTGAGGAGGTTAAGGGTCCAACGCCTAAGATCTCAATGATATTCCAGGACTTCGCATTATTCCCATGGTTAACGGCCTTGGAGAACGTGGAGATAGCCCTGCTTCATAAGAAGCTTAGTAAGGAGGATAGGGTTAAGTTAGCTAGAAAATACCTGGAATTAGTTGGATTGGGTGGTTTTGAGAATTATTACCCAAGGGAGTTGAGTGGTGGAATGAAGCAGAGGGTTGCCATTGCAAGGGCCTTAGCTGCTCAGCCCATTCTCCTACTCATGGATGAGCCCTTCGCTAACCTTGATGCCATAACCGCTGAGGGTCTTAAAAGTGAAATATACAACATGGTTTTTAATGAGGAGTCAACAGTTAAGGCAATAGTGATGGTTAGCCACAATCTCAGTGAGGTAATTGAACTTAGTGATAGGGTTATTGTGCTTGGTGGTAGGCCTGCAACTGTGATTGCGGATATAAGTATTGACTTACCTAGACCTAGGTCACCCAGGGATAAGGAGTTTCAGGAGTACTTGGATATGCTTTACAGTGAAATATCAAAATCCATGGAGCTCACCACTGCGGTTAAGGTGAATAGTAAATGA